The following proteins are co-located in the Leptospira weilii genome:
- a CDS encoding helix-turn-helix domain-containing protein, producing MNSEEHIFISNASNSIKVLNRLKSLSQNTLPLFVTGGPGSGKTFVSNLIAGLSGLNPRVLILDSDNVESEKGLESILSEGKNTYFVFKNFPNFSKEIQVYLLKKVRENQSDSRFIFISDKEWKQKLETGQILESLYFEISNFRLDLPDLRERKEDIPLLIRHFLETLSEKYKRKETRLSDKLVQFLLNYDFPGNVRQLKNLLEGMISLFAVRILDVKHLPPQMFETSYVYSEFIEVKTGIPLKDYEREIIKRNLILVNGNREKAAKILGISERTIYRKIIEFGLSDEAEGKNPPSDD from the coding sequence TTGAATTCCGAAGAACATATTTTTATCAGTAACGCTTCGAATTCGATTAAAGTATTAAATCGACTCAAGTCTTTGTCTCAAAATACATTGCCCTTATTTGTTACGGGAGGCCCGGGCAGCGGGAAAACTTTTGTTTCCAACCTGATTGCCGGTTTATCTGGTTTAAACCCTCGCGTTCTCATTTTAGATTCCGACAACGTCGAGAGTGAAAAGGGTTTGGAATCGATACTTTCCGAAGGAAAAAACACATATTTCGTTTTTAAGAATTTCCCCAATTTTTCAAAAGAGATCCAAGTTTATCTTCTGAAGAAGGTTCGTGAAAACCAAAGTGATTCTCGTTTCATTTTTATTTCCGATAAAGAATGGAAACAAAAACTGGAAACCGGACAAATTTTAGAGTCTCTTTATTTCGAAATTTCAAATTTTCGATTGGATCTTCCGGATCTTAGGGAAAGAAAGGAGGATATTCCTCTGTTAATTCGACATTTTTTGGAAACTCTTTCTGAAAAATACAAACGAAAAGAGACCCGATTGAGTGACAAACTAGTTCAGTTTTTACTTAATTACGACTTTCCGGGCAACGTCAGACAACTCAAAAATCTTTTGGAAGGCATGATTTCCCTATTTGCCGTGCGTATTCTTGATGTAAAACATCTTCCGCCTCAGATGTTTGAAACTTCTTACGTTTATTCGGAGTTTATAGAAGTGAAAACCGGAATTCCTTTAAAGGACTACGAAAGGGAAATCATCAAAAGGAATTTGATTCTTGTGAACGGCAACAGGGAGAAAGCCGCCAAGATACTCGGAATATCGGAAAGGACAATTTACAGAAAGATTATAGAATTCGGTCTTTCCGACGAAGCTGAAGGAAAAAATCCTCCATCCGACGACTGA
- the holA gene encoding DNA polymerase III subunit delta, with protein MATKIKEYKNSIEFLTDWSEKLPQIVFVAAKESYEFEIIAEKYKEEIRKTGEPFEIVIFVSEPGDFERFQSDAFNLDMFSNRKLFIVKSGFEFFKPISGGKGKNNEFLQKQFSNFPDSIQLLVHYNHWEVSNKVLQIFGGKANLIKTKNFYPSETRTGLLQACKEIGVQLDEDAMNEFLHKIPPSMGAYLQSLSKLKLYLVKKSFTKQDVEDVLLFSGELNSSGLVDFFMESDRIRFFKELKKFQSGKDSLLLFLSILKERIDQLRKYKIISRKYETSLSDEEIHEFLDIQSYSPARKNFVRNRLRKEATFFSDKIIGELYDFMIDMNIRIKTNSEKEGSEFYFSRRMEDFFLQLRRKDRIL; from the coding sequence ATGGCGACAAAAATCAAAGAATATAAAAATTCCATAGAATTCCTAACCGATTGGAGCGAAAAACTACCGCAAATCGTTTTTGTTGCGGCAAAAGAATCCTACGAGTTTGAAATTATCGCGGAAAAATATAAAGAAGAAATTCGAAAAACGGGAGAACCATTCGAAATCGTAATATTCGTTTCGGAACCCGGAGACTTTGAAAGATTCCAATCCGATGCTTTCAACTTGGATATGTTTTCCAATCGAAAATTATTTATCGTCAAATCCGGTTTTGAATTTTTTAAGCCGATCTCCGGCGGAAAGGGAAAGAATAATGAATTCTTACAAAAACAATTTTCGAACTTTCCGGACTCGATTCAACTTTTAGTTCATTACAATCATTGGGAAGTTTCAAACAAGGTTCTTCAAATCTTCGGGGGAAAAGCGAATCTCATCAAAACCAAAAACTTTTATCCCAGCGAAACACGCACCGGTCTTTTGCAGGCTTGTAAGGAAATCGGAGTCCAATTGGACGAGGACGCCATGAATGAATTTCTGCACAAAATTCCCCCCTCAATGGGAGCGTATCTACAATCACTTTCTAAACTAAAACTTTATCTCGTAAAAAAATCCTTCACGAAACAAGACGTCGAAGATGTTTTACTTTTCAGCGGAGAATTGAATTCTTCCGGTTTGGTCGATTTCTTTATGGAATCGGATCGGATTCGTTTTTTCAAAGAATTGAAAAAATTTCAGAGCGGAAAAGATTCTTTGCTTTTATTTCTTTCGATCTTGAAGGAAAGAATCGATCAACTTCGTAAGTATAAAATCATTTCCAGAAAGTACGAGACATCCCTTTCGGACGAGGAAATCCACGAATTCCTGGACATTCAATCCTATAGCCCCGCAAGAAAAAATTTCGTTCGAAACCGCCTCAGAAAAGAGGCTACTTTTTTTTCCGATAAAATCATCGGAGAACTTTACGATTTTATGATAGATATGAATATTCGAATCAAAACCAATTCGGAAAAAGAGGGATCGGAATTTTACTTCAGTCGTCGGATGGAGGATTTTTTCCTTCAGCTTCGTCGGAAAGACCGAATTCTATAA
- a CDS encoding nucleoside triphosphate pyrophosphatase produces the protein MIVLRSRSPRRKHVLESLDLDFRIEPEDIDESSLKNEHPLEYLKRICLSKLGTRSENEFLISCDTIVVQENSILQKPENFPEAMEMLERLSGKTHKVASGLGIYYKGLERFAFEFSQVHFRSWNHKQIREYIEKYSPFDKAGSYGVQDKEGPVQSFDGSYTNILGFPIRTFFQYHEFWKKYLKGNQA, from the coding sequence ATGATCGTTCTCAGATCCAGATCTCCTCGTAGAAAGCACGTTTTGGAATCCTTAGATCTTGATTTTAGAATCGAACCGGAAGACATAGACGAAAGTTCTTTAAAAAACGAACATCCTTTGGAATATTTGAAAAGGATATGTTTATCCAAGTTAGGCACAAGATCCGAAAACGAATTTTTGATCTCCTGCGACACAATCGTCGTTCAAGAGAATTCGATTCTTCAAAAACCAGAAAACTTTCCTGAGGCGATGGAAATGCTCGAAAGGTTGTCCGGAAAAACTCATAAGGTCGCTTCAGGACTGGGAATCTATTATAAAGGGCTCGAACGGTTCGCGTTCGAGTTCTCTCAAGTTCATTTTCGTTCTTGGAATCACAAACAAATTCGAGAATACATTGAAAAATATTCTCCCTTTGATAAGGCCGGAAGTTACGGGGTTCAAGACAAGGAAGGTCCGGTTCAATCTTTCGACGGATCGTACACGAACATACTCGGATTTCCGATACGAACGTTTTTTCAATACCACGAATTTTGGAAAAAATATTTAAAAGGAAATCAGGCGTAA
- a CDS encoding SDR family NAD(P)-dependent oxidoreductase, which produces MNDLFNVKGKTVLVTGSTRGIGRHFAEGFKNAGAIVYGTGSSEESVKKFDGSGIKGYAADIRQPDVMPPIIESIVKEHGKLDVLVNNAGIASNKPAAFLKEEEIQSIIQTNFTGVFRACAAYYRIHKKKGGNIINVASILGMRGTKFASVYSGTKGAVINMTRALAVEWIGSGYRVNSICPGFIDTDMTEMIKEKPDVLEQMMNSIPMGRLGKPDDLIGAAIFFASDASAYVTGQTIVVDGGITAGL; this is translated from the coding sequence TTGAACGATTTATTTAACGTAAAAGGTAAAACGGTTTTAGTGACCGGATCCACTCGTGGGATCGGAAGACACTTTGCGGAAGGTTTTAAAAACGCTGGAGCGATCGTTTATGGAACAGGCTCTTCGGAAGAATCGGTCAAGAAATTCGACGGCTCCGGCATCAAGGGTTATGCTGCGGACATTCGTCAACCGGATGTAATGCCGCCGATTATCGAGTCCATCGTTAAAGAGCACGGGAAACTTGATGTACTTGTAAATAACGCCGGGATCGCTTCGAATAAACCCGCCGCTTTTTTAAAGGAGGAAGAAATCCAATCTATCATTCAAACCAATTTTACGGGCGTATTCAGAGCTTGTGCGGCTTATTATAGGATTCATAAAAAGAAAGGTGGGAATATTATCAATGTTGCTTCTATTCTTGGAATGAGGGGAACGAAATTTGCCTCCGTCTATTCCGGGACTAAGGGAGCGGTTATTAATATGACCCGGGCTCTCGCTGTCGAATGGATCGGCTCCGGTTATCGTGTGAACTCAATTTGTCCCGGTTTTATCGATACAGATATGACGGAAATGATCAAAGAAAAACCGGATGTTTTGGAGCAAATGATGAATTCGATCCCGATGGGAAGACTCGGAAAGCCGGACGACCTGATAGGAGCCGCGATTTTTTTTGCGAGCGACGCGTCTGCTTATGTTACCGGGCAAACAATTGTGGTCGACGGAGGAATTACCGCGGGACTTTAA
- a CDS encoding L-threonylcarbamoyladenylate synthase: MILSLHPINPENRKLQQISNRLLEGSVYIFPTDTVYALVADSQSKLGVEKLYELKNIPKNQPLSLICPSISVASNYIEYLSNEAFRLMKKITPGPFTFITRANKHLPRVSFSNQKEKQIGIRIPDAIYLQKLLQLHPNPLTSTSVFANDEFIIEVDLLERVYGARVEGIVDGGIVKVELSTILNMTGDKMAIIREGKGFEFL; this comes from the coding sequence ATGATTCTTTCTCTTCATCCGATCAATCCTGAAAATAGAAAACTCCAACAGATTTCAAACAGATTGTTGGAAGGAAGCGTTTATATTTTTCCGACGGATACGGTTTATGCCTTGGTTGCGGATTCTCAATCTAAGCTTGGTGTTGAAAAGTTATATGAATTGAAAAATATTCCGAAAAACCAACCGCTTTCTTTGATTTGTCCTAGTATTTCAGTTGCTTCCAACTATATCGAGTATCTTTCAAACGAAGCATTTCGTTTGATGAAAAAGATTACGCCAGGGCCGTTTACGTTTATTACCCGTGCCAACAAGCACCTACCTAGAGTTTCTTTTTCCAACCAAAAAGAGAAACAGATCGGTATTCGAATTCCGGATGCGATTTATTTGCAAAAATTACTGCAGCTTCATCCAAATCCGTTAACCTCCACTTCCGTCTTTGCAAACGATGAGTTCATTATCGAAGTTGATTTGTTGGAACGAGTATATGGGGCCCGCGTTGAAGGGATTGTCGACGGAGGAATTGTGAAAGTGGAACTTTCGACGATTTTAAATATGACGGGTGATAAAATGGCGATTATAAGAGAAGGAAAGGGATTTGAGTTTTTATGA